The nucleotide sequence TTCTTTGGATTATTACTCCAGGCCTCTGATTGCTAGACTAGTAACATAATCACCGCATTATGGTTCATGTGTTCACTCTTTTGAATTTACTTTGATGCTTGAAGATGATGTAACTGAATAAATAGGCTATTTATAGCCTATAATAGCCTGTCTTTGAGAACAGAATGGTGTTCAGCATAGATAACTGTTTACAATTGTTCTTTGAATTTCACCAAGCTAAAAGGTTTCTATTTATTTTCAGATTTCTCTCCTGACCCCCATTTAGGTGGCACTACATCTATTCTAATGAAAGGTTTTAGAGTTGGCCTAATTTTAAATGTCTGAGTGTCTTTTCCATTTTTGATCAACTATCAAAAATATTGGTAGCTGATTCTGTTTGCTGTATGTGTttagttatttttaaatttaatgaaaCAATTTTTGTAACCGCCTTTCTGAACAATTAATTTTCCATTGATTTGGATAGACCAATATCATTCATACTTTTTTCATCCATGTTTTTTCCCCGTTAGAATCTCTTAGTTGAAGTTAAtacaaaaaataaacaaattgaaGACCACCCACTTATTGATCTCTCAAATACTCCTGACCTAAAGAGGGTTGCACCAATGAAGGCTCCTGAACCGGTAAGTTATTTTGTTTGGTTAGCTAGCTCACTTTAGCAAGTATGAAACTGTTGTAAATTTTAACATTTAATATTCTAGGGGTATATGAACTATGGTCTATGACCATCAAAGTCCAGGCAACACAATTCTATTTGTGCTTTTTTAAACTTACTGGTTTAATTAATTTGGGTTTCATGGACTATAGGTTTAGAGAGAATTATCTTCATGGTAAATTCTAAATCAACACAAAGATCTGTTATCACTAACTTGTGAAATAAGCAAATTAATAAGAGTgttgacttgtgctttgtgagCAACATTAGGCCCGAATACAAACCAAGCATATCCTCCATAAGGAGGAGAAAAAGGGCATCCAAAGCTAGAACAGATGATAAAGGAAACATAGGTTATAATATCcactttttaacaaattcaggcacagcatagaatggttacagcatagaaggaggctgttttgtcctgtctgtgccagctctccaaaAGCAATTCAGCTAGTCAAACTTCCCTGTCTTTTGTTCATACCCCTGAAAATCTCTTTTTttaagataattatccaattcccttttgaaagccacaattgaatctgcctcctccaccctgtgcattctagatcctaaccattcactgcattaaaaaaattcttcatattgctgttgcttcttttgccatttatcttaaattggtgtcctctggctgTCAACCCTTCAGCCAAaaggaacagtttccccctatctcCCCTGTCCAGGTTccttataattttgaacacctctatcaagtcttctctcaaccttctcttccttAAGGTGAGCAGCCCCAGCTttgccaatctatccatgtaactgaaatctCCCATCCCTGGAAGCATTGCgttaattttctgtgcccgctatAGCCTTCCCATCCTTCTGTAGTGTGGTTACCAGGATTGggtacaatattccagttgaggttgAGCCAGTGTTTTTATAAAGTTTCACCATAACTTGCCTGCTTTTATGTTGTCTGCCCCAAAGTCTGAATCTTTgtcttattaaccactttctcaacctgccctgccaccttcaatgatttgtgcacatatgccCACAGGTATATGCTCCTgcacccttttagaattgtatctttttaatttatattgcctctcctcattcttcccattaaatgtatcacttcatacttctgtgtattaaatttcatctgctacatGTCTGCCCTTTCCATCAGCCTTTCTATGTATTCCTGAATTCTGTTACTCTCCTCGTTATAGATCACCAACTCCTCCAAATTTTGCATTAGCtgcatattttgaaattgtgccctgcacaccaagtcattaatgtagatcaagaaaagcagtggtcctaacacCAACCCCGGGGAGCTCCACTTATGTACAATCCTGGAGTTCgagaaaacaactgttcaccactactctctactTTCTTTCACTCGGCCAACTTCAGTAGAAAACCAGGCTGAATGCAGAGGGAGATTGGATATAAGATAGGGAACAAGAATGAGAAGTTAGCAGATAACAAAAAGAATGTATTTTTTTATATAGGCAAAAATTAAAAGATAATTAAAGTAGTGGTGGGATGAAGATTGAAACCTTTGGTGGCAGAGGGCATGTCTGGAGCACTGAgcttttgcatctgtcttcacataAGATGAACTTAATGTTACAGTAGAAGAGGAGGAAATCAATATTAGATGGGATAACAAATAGAAAGGAGGTGCTATTTAGCATCACTCAAAAGTTCACAAGTCATCTAGTCCAGATGGGATGCCTCATATGTTGCCGAGGGAAGCAAAAATGGAGATACCAGAAACACTTTTCACAATTGTTCAATCCTTTTCATATATGGGAATGGTACCAGAGAACTGGAGGATTGAAACTATAACATCCCAATTCaaaaaaagtgagagagaaacctgGTAACTACAAGATAGTCAATCTGTCTTTGGTAGAAAAGCTGCTAGAGTCCGCCAtcaaggacaaaattaattgacACTTGGAGAAGCATGGGTTAATTAATCACTGATTTGCCAAGTAAATCCTGTCTGTTTAACCTAAGTAACAAAAGAGTTGATAAAGGTAGTACGGTGAATGTATTTTTGAACTgttttaaaaggcatttgatcaaGTGCCACGTATCAGACTTATTCAAAACATAAGCATGTAGGATTGAAGGGATGATGGTAACTTGGGTATGTAATTGGCTAACGGATAAGAAACAGAGAATAATGGTGAACAAATTGTTTTCTGATCAGAGCCATTAGCACTGGGTTCCCCAGAGATTGGTATTGTGACCATTACTTTTATAACTGTCCAAGTCTTGGGTATGGTGAATACAATTTTAAAGTTTACTAATAATACAAAACTTGGATACAAAATTTGGCAACATTTGTAAATAGCAAAGAGGATAGCAAAAACATTTCGGGGTGGCACACTCATGAATTGGGCAGACACATGAGGTATTATTTTGAAGGGAGggatgcaagagcagagggacctgtgtgTGTTTACTCGCAACCTTTGAAGTAGACAGGGCAAGTTAATAAGTTGGTTAAAGAAGTATACGGGATACTTGACTTTGTTATGGGGAGcactgaatacaaaaacaaggtaGTCTTGCTAAACCTTCACAAATCACTGGTCAGGCCTCAgcacaattctgggcatcacattttaggaagggtGCTAAGGCCTTGATGAGAAAGAGGGGATTGGCCAGTGTAGTGGAGAAATTGAAGAAGCTGTGATTGTTCTCTTTGGAGTGGAAATGACTAAGGGATGACCTGCATGTAGGTCAATAACTAGATGCCAttggtttaaaataattggcaaaattcAAAGAAGGGAAATGAGAATTTATTTTTTCGCCTTGGAGGGCTAAGATCTAGAACACACTACCTGAAAGAGAGGTGGAATCAGGTTCCATAGGAACTTTTAAATGGACATGTACTTGAAGactatttgcagggctatggggagagggactaacttggataactctttcaaagatctGCCACAGGCACGACAGGCTGAacagcttccttctgtgctataagattGTATGCTGACAGATTTTCTTCAGTCTTTTCTAAAAGTAAAACAAAATTCTATTTCAGCTTATAGATTTCAGCTCTCCACTGATTACGTTGAGCCCCGAAAACAAGGAAAATGTGAATATGGACTCTCCTTTGCTGAAATTTTAGAAAAGGTCCTGTTATGGTCTACAGCTACTATACATATTACTGTTGTAATATTACTTTAATCTTGTTCTTTAAACTGTTTTGTTCTCTCTGTGTATTTCCTTGTTTCTAAGTCAGTGGATGTTCTGAAATAATGGGTCAGTGTCATTCTTTTGGATTACTATGTCTCTTTGGACCACAGTTAATCTCATATTGTATCACTTGCCATATTATTCCTGGTAGTGAAATTTGTCTATTGtgattatatatttttaaaaattgaaaagctaATCAActgaataaaggggaaaaaattaAAATGTGAATGTGTACTTTTTCCAGAGTTAGTTACCTGATGCCCATTTCTATTTGCAGTGTATGGATTTTCTTGTTGAAATGCTTACAATCAAAGCTGTACTAATCAAACCAGATAGTTAGAACACACTTTTAGAAAATAGGTCCCTTAGTGCACTGCATTGGAAGTATTTATGGCAAACTGAGCTGCTCATTTTCCGTAAACTCAACTGATTAGATAAAGTTGCATATGTCAAATGTTTAATGCAGCACTATACACTTGGTGTGCTGAGATCCTGTAGTATCTCAGGTATGGTAGGACATTCTATACATAAGTTGAAACTATAAAAGACACAAGTTATACTGCACACACTTATGTATAtaaaaggaaaaataaacttgACAGTACAAATACTAAAGTAAGGTTCTTGTATTTTTCAAATTACAAATATTGGAAGACAAACCTTCTAAAATGTTCCAATTCAACTGTATTCTAAACTCAAATCATGACATTTATTGAGGGAATCAATTTTTTGAGGGACTGTTTATGTAAGTTGGCACCTGTAGGAATGACCTCTGGTTGACTGGAGATTGTAACGTTTAAGGTACAGCATATACCCAGCCTGGTTACATTGGATCCTGCCTCAGAATAGGGGCAGAGCCTATTGGGAGGTATTAATAGATCATACAGATGAGTTCAAGGGGCAGAGTGAACAGCAGCCTGTAGGGAACAGATGAAAAGGGGGGCTGGCTCCATGCAGCTGACGTgctgctgttacctccatgctgTTGAGGGGGCTGGGACTCAAGCTCTGGGAACTCAGAGGCCCAGTGTTAGCGAGAGCTCTGTGAAGCTGGCAGTTGGGGCAAAGGAAAGCATGTGAGCAGTGGGGTTCCACTCAATAGCAAGAGAGCTGGAATCGTGCTGGTAACTAGATGCTGGGCGCAGCCTTATGAATCCATtgggacatagggcagaattttctgcctggtgggtgggcagcccgcccagcgtgatgtccggcgggaagtgctatgtgcttcctgtgtgggcgggggaggatttccccaaaagcgagaatgcgctctttcacgcacgcgcacaaaagagtgcacatctcactgaggcaaagtgctgtctcagggagattgctgaaatttttaaaaatatgaaaaatagaagaaaaattccttaacatgtcccccaagagatgggacatgttcataatttacataatgtTATTAAACTTtataaaaccctacatgaaacctcatcccactggtggatgaggtttcatgttttatctatttgccgccggggctcctggcctgtctgctaaccttaaggttggacgggcaggtcctttaattgtttaactgaccctgtcaatggcctcaattggccattgacaggtcggtgggcctgtAGCCGATTTTGctttgcccccaccttcctgaaaatttaaatggaccgggacgacttcgggggttccacccgatgtcatcccgcgtcattttacgtgtcggcgagtgggccccgccacctgctcgccgatggcaaaattctgcccacagtctcaAGAGTTTGAGCAACTGGGAGACAAAGAGCCATTGGGGCAGTCTTGAATTGGAGGGACTATTAAGGGAAATAAAAAGCTATGCTCACAAAGTCAGACTTTGAAGAATTTTTGTGtctcactgacatctgggtgggttgctgagggAATTTGTGGAATCTATCTTGGTTGTGACTGTATTTAAAGTAGAgtttgtggtgtgtctgaccacagtttgtcTGTCAATTTCATGTTTACCttgttaattctggatgttagagCATAAGATAGTTGATTGTTTGCTTTGCTGACTTCTGCATGGTaaaattttattttgtttaaaacagtggaatcttgtggctttattctcttagtaactggaatttcaaattttgtctactttaacAAAAGAAAGTTACTAGTCCCTAAGCAGATCATGACAAAATTTGGGGGTCTTTTCTGAGATTGTACCAAAATTTAGGAGTCAGGTCGGGGACCATAACAGTATTGAAATCCCCCAgcgtgtttaaaaaaaaaaatctgcaggcTGTCTGTGTGTTGGTCGCCTTATTCTTTGTACTATGAGACACAATTTAATTACAAGATAtctttcattttttaatttaatgaaCAATGCAACAAAGCTCTTCAGGACTGACATTTCCTCCAGTTATTAAGACCACTACAGTCTTTCCTTTAAGATTGATCTTCTCTCCTACAATAGCAGCAAAAGCAGCTGCTCCTGAGGGTTCCACAACCAAGCCAACCTTGTAGAGTATGGAAACAGCTGCTTTTATTTCATCATCTGAAACCAATAGGATTTCCTTCACATGTTGtctgcaaatctggaatgattttgAACCTGTTGTAGAATAAAAAGATTCTGAATGACACTGCTAGATAAAATATTCTTCCTAGTTTGTGTTACTGGAGTATTAAATATTTCATTTTCTTGTGTAGCTTTGGGTTTTGATGCCTTGACTTGTTTTCCTTGCAATGGTATCTCAAGTAGCTGCATGTtcactttttttaaataaacataaTGGAATTGTAATAAATATACCCACTTTCTAAAATGACTTGCTTGTTGCAATTCTGATTTTGCTTAACCGTCCGTCCAAAAGCTACAGCTGTATATTTTCTATTTCACTTACCTGCAAATGGTGGAGCAAGTCCTGTGGCAATGCTCTATACGTCCATAGACACTGGCTTATTCTCACTAAAACTTCTGTACATGGTGCAAGCTGATGATAGAGCATAAATTGTGAAAGTGGTGCTTTCAAAGCTCCTTACTTGCTAAAATTTGACTCTGCTGAGGTATGAGTTTGTTACCTTCTTTTGGTTCCACTCCATATATATTTGTACAGCCAGATAGTTTGATAGCAGCAGCCACCCCTGCAAGCAAACCACTACCTCCACAACAAACTGCCACCACGTCAGGATTTGGAATTTCTTCAAGAATCTCAAGGCCAATGCTAATATAATGCAAAATGAGACACAATCTAGGTTCAGAACAGTGGTTCCTCTTTAACATCTTACTTAAATATTTGCACTACTGCTTATTGAAATATGCGCGCAGTTTGGTGACTTCATCCTCCACGTCTGCAGGTTTCGTTGGTATGTATGAGAATTATCAATATATTGCTTGTGAACAACTGTTTTGCTGAATGTTTTATTATGGATGAAATTAGCAGATTTTTTAGAAAGTCACACTTCAAGTATAACTTTGGCACTAGCTAATTAATCTATTAAACATTCATTTCCATCCAATAAAAGTCATTGTTTCTCAGCAAAGATGGGATGTCTGAGACAAGGGAGTCACAGAATGATCGAATAATTATCCTGTATGTCAATTGTGATCCCTTGAggagaccatgtgaaggtcagaCATTCTTCCAGTTGAAAGATACTAGACCCAGCATAATCAGTAATTATAAAGGTGGAGTGAGGATGTCTGGCATAAGGCACCTTGGCCTCTGATGTGATGCAgcaaattagttttttttaaaaattaacatcaATTTAGAAACAAGAATTTTATTTTTACCTTCCATGGCCAGCAATCAAATCTATGTCATCAAAAGGGTGCAAGAAAATCATTTTCTGATCCTTAACCAACTGTTCCACTGTAGGcaataatgacttggatgatatcTGTTCAACTTCTACACCATAACTCTAGGTTGTAATATAAAAACGTGCAGCATTAATATTACTAATGCCATTATAATAGCCACCATAAAGACTACCTATGTCATTTAAGGCCTGTGAATAACTTGATAGCCTCAATTAGTTTGTGACACTTGTTTCTTAATTACAAATGTTACAGAAATTACATCACTTGCAAAGTATCTTTTTATTCTTCAAACTCTTCAGTGCCTAACAGGTTAGTAGTGGTAAATTTTGTTTTGATTACAATTTTGAGGTAGTTTAATGACACCACCAAATTGTGCATACAATTTCTGAATATTTTGACCTTTATTTAATTCAAGTTCAAATACATTCAGACAAATCCTAGTTGCCCAGAAGAGTCTGAAACCATTTTCACAATTTGTAACTCTTACAAATGTTTGGAAAGGTATATTTATCACTTTAAAAATATCAAGAAGGCCAAGACAAAAAATATTTTAAGTGTTGAGCCACCACGTTGTGTCATTATTTCATCAAATTTGTATTTTATCGAAGCTGCAATGGAACAAAAAACCGAGACCTaaactgaaagcaaaatactgcagatgctggaaatgtgaaatttaaaaacaatgctagaaatactctggtctggcagcatctgtggagagaggtacAGAGTTATGGTGTTGAGTTAAATATGACTCTCCTTTGCTTCAT is from Carcharodon carcharias isolate sCarCar2 chromosome 13, sCarCar2.pri, whole genome shotgun sequence and encodes:
- the srr gene encoding LOW QUALITY PROTEIN: L-threonine dehydratase catabolic TdcB (The sequence of the model RefSeq protein was modified relative to this genomic sequence to represent the inferred CDS: inserted 2 bases in 2 codons; substituted 1 base at 1 genomic stop codon), with product MRQIPTHSLKIDKNTHYFHFRIATEMEEAQTLSLQMLQEARKTVQRSTLQVIKTPLXTIPMKINCNLYMKLENMQTTGSFKIRGVANQFSRRESGPFITMSAGNYGKAFAYASKHFGXLRKLLMADTAPASKTALIASYGVEVEQISSKSLLPTVEQLVKDQKMIFLHPFDDIDLIAGHGSIGLEILEEIPNPDVVAVCCGGSGLLAGVAAAIKLSGCTNIYGVEPKEACTMYRSFSENKPVSMDVXSIATGLAPPFAGSKSFQICRQHVKEILLVSDDEIKAAVSILYKVGLVVEPSGAAAFAAIVGEKINLKGKTVVVLITGGNVSPEELCCIVH